A region of Mesorhizobium sp. AR02 DNA encodes the following proteins:
- a CDS encoding invasion associated locus B family protein, whose translation MAITLAKANLLRIVAASAALWLLSASFGPAFAEDTANEAQSKQSQPKEAGPKPADANPWAVNCSSGSATGELQCQVSQNLTEAKTGQRVLTVTVRRDSSNGSLAMLLALPHGLFLPSGASYQVDQGQKVVIAIQTSDQNGAYAATPLSPELVKTMKSGTNLNIGMESVTRKPVTIPVSLAGFTAAVAKLESIK comes from the coding sequence ATGGCAATTACTTTAGCTAAGGCTAATCTACTTCGCATAGTCGCGGCATCGGCTGCCCTGTGGCTGCTATCGGCTTCTTTTGGCCCGGCGTTTGCCGAGGACACCGCCAATGAAGCCCAATCCAAACAGTCTCAACCCAAGGAGGCCGGACCCAAGCCGGCCGACGCCAATCCATGGGCCGTGAACTGCTCCAGCGGCTCGGCGACCGGCGAGCTTCAGTGCCAGGTGTCGCAGAACCTGACCGAGGCCAAGACCGGCCAGCGTGTGCTGACGGTGACCGTGCGCCGCGACAGCAGCAATGGCAGCCTGGCCATGCTGCTCGCTCTGCCGCACGGCCTGTTCCTGCCGTCCGGCGCCAGCTATCAGGTCGACCAGGGCCAAAAGGTCGTCATCGCCATCCAGACCAGCGACCAGAACGGCGCCTATGCCGCCACGCCGCTGTCGCCGGAACTGGTCAAGACGATGAAGTCGGGAACCAATCTGAACATCGGCATGGAATCGGTCACCCGCAAGCCGGTCACCATTCCGGTGTCGCTCGCCGGCTTCACCGCGGCCGTCGCCAAGCTGGAATCGATCAAGTAG